The Streptomyces sp. NBC_01463 DNA window CTTGTGAATTGCCATGAAGAGGGGTCTCCTCGTCATTCTTTGTGGGGGGATTGGCCCTCGGCCGGAAGATCTCCGGGGGCTGGCTCGAACCCTTACCGATTGACGCGCTCAGATCAAGACCTTCATGTACCTGTGACTTACTCAACAAGGTTTCGTAATAAGAAACCGGCCAGCAGTACCCAAGTCGGGCGTCTGACCTCAACATCCTTTACGTGTAAGGGGCTTCGATCGTCCTTCTCGGGGACGCACCTGCGTCGCAAGGCGGAGAAGGTGCCCCGTCCGCTCGGCAGGAAGCACGACGAGAAGGCTTGATTCCGCCCCTACCTTCGGAAATGAGGCGGCGGCGGTGGGCCGGCGTGGGTCACGAGGGGGCAAGCCCGTCATGGGGAAAGTGGATTCGGCGCGCACGGGGACGCCACGGGTGCGCGGCATCGCCGCCCGGGCGGGCGGCTGGAGTGCCCGGCACCGCTGGGCGGCGGTGACCGTCTGGGTGCTGTTCGTCGTCCTGGCCATGGGGCTCGGCTCCGCGGCCGGCCGGGTCGACGTGCAGGAGAGCGACCAGATGTCCGGCGAGGTGGGACGGGCCGTCCGGATCATCGAGGACGCGGGGCTCAAGGACCCGGCGGGCGAGACCGTGCTCATCCAGTCCGAGGGTCCGGACGCGGCCTCGCTGACGGCCACCTCGCCCGCTTTCCGGTCCGCGGTCGGCTCCGTGATGAAGGCGGTCCAGGCCACCGGCGAGGTCACGGCGGTCAGTTCGCCGTACACGACGAAGACGATCTCCGCGGACGGGCACAGCGCGCTGGTGCAGTTCGAGATGAGGGGTGACCCCGAGACGGCGGGCGAGCGCGTCGAGCCGGTGCTGAAGGCCGTGGCGAAGGTGGACGGCGAGCACGAGGGGCTGCTGATCGAGGAGATCGGCGGCGCCAGCATGGGCAAGACCTTCGACGACGCCTTCGGCAAGGACTTCCAGCGGGCCGAACTCTCCGCGGTACCCGTCGCGCTCGGCATCCTGCTGATCGCTTTCGGGGCGCTCGTCGCCGCGCTGCTGCCGGTCGCCCTCGCCCTCACCGCGATCATCGCGACCATGGGACTGATGGGGCTCGTCAGCCACTTCCAGCCGATGAGCGAGACGGCCGACTCCGTGATGCTGCTGGTCGGTCTGGCCGTCGGCGTCGACTACTGCCTGTTCTATCTGCGCCGCGAGCGCGAGGAGCGGGCCAAGGGGCGCGACGCGCGCACCGCGCTGATGATCGCGGCGGCGACCAGCGGACGGGCGATCGTGGTCTCCGGTGTGACGGTCTGTGTGGCGATGGCGGGCATGCTCTTCACCGGCCTCGCCGAGTTCCAGGCGATGGGGCTGGCCTCGCTCATGGTGGTCGCGGTCGCCATGGCCGGCTCGGTCACCGTGCTGCCCGCCCTGCTCTCGCTGCTCGGTGAGCGGGTCGAGAAGGGCCGGGTGCCCTTCCTCAACCGGCTGAAGCGCTCGGAGCGCGGCGGCGCGGACGGCGAGAGCAGGGTGTGGCGGGCCGTGCTCGGCTCGGTGCTGCGCCGCCCCTGGACCGCCCTGCTCGTCGCCGCCGGCGCACTGGCCGCGATCGCGCTGCCCGCGCTGGGCATGCACACCCAGAACCTCACCCTGGACCAGGAGTTCGGCGACTCGCTGCCGATCGTGCGGACCTACGACCGGCTCAACGAGGCCTTCCCCGGCGGGGCCGACCCGGCACAGGTGGTGGTCAGGGCCGACGACATCGGCTCCGGGCCGGTCCGGCAGGCGCTCGCCGATTTCCGCCGCCAGGCCGTCGCATCGGGCGCATCGAAGGGCCCGGTCGACATGGTGACGCACGACGCGGAGAACATCGCGGTCATCGACGTGCCCCTGGTCGGCGGCTCGGACCAGGACCGGGCGGTCAAGAGCCTGGAGCTGCTGCGCGACACGGTCCGTCCGGCGACGCTCGGCAAGGTCGAGGGCGTCGAGGCGCCGGTCACCGGTCAGGTCGCGGGGTCGAAGGACTTCAACGACCAGATCGTCGGCGCGGTCGTGCCGGTCTTCGCCTTCGTGGTCGTCTTCGCCTTCCTGCTGATGCTGCTCTGCTTCCGGTCGCTGACGATCGCGATCACCTCCATCGTGCTCAACCTGCTGTCGGTGGCCGCCGCCTACGGCATCCTCACCGCGATCTTCCAGCACGGCTGGGGGGCCTCGCTGGTCGGCGCGGAGGGAGTCGGCGCGATCATCTCCTGGCTGCCGCTGTTCCTCTTCGTGATCCTGTTCGGACTCTCGATGGACTACCACGTGTTCGTGGTCTCCCGGATCCGTGAGGCCCGCCTCCAGGGCCGCACCACCCGGGACGCCATCGCGCACGGGGTGGTGACGACGGCGGGCGTGGTGACCAGCGCGGCCGTGATCATGGTCGCCGTGTTCGCGATCTTCGGCACGCTGTCGATGCAGTCCATGAAGCAGATGGGGGTGGGCCTCGCGGCCGCCGTGCTGATCGACGCGACGATCATCCGCGGCATCCTGCTCCCGGCCGTCATGGCCCTGCTGGACGAGCGCAACTGGTACTTCCCCCGGTGGCTGCGGTGGCTGCCCGATCTGACCCACGACGAGACGTACGACGACGTGCCGGTCCCGGTGGCCGCCGGGAGTCCGGTGGACGCGCGGCGCGGGGGCGACGAGCCGGAGCGGGTCGGCGTCTGATCCGGCCCGCCGCGCCCGCCCTCCCCCGGCCTTCCCGCCACGGGGAGGGCGGGCGCGTCAGCGCTGGTAGCGGGCCAGGACCCGGTTGCCGTCCACCACCAGACGCTTCCTCAGCTCGTCCGCGTCGATCGCACCGCTGTAGTACTCCTGGAGCGCGGGGGTGGCGACCTTGTCCTTCCACTCGGGGTAGCCGCGCACGGACTGGGCGGGCGCCGGGCGCAACGCGGTCGCGAGGGCGGCGCCGGTCGCCCAGCCCTTGTCCGCGGTGTGCAGCGAGGGGTCCGCCAGGGCGGCCGTGCCGGTCGGCAGCATCCAGTCGCCCTTGGCCAGGCGCACCATGTTGGCGGGCCGCAGCAGGAAGTCGATGAACTCCACGGCCTCCTTCTTGTGCGGGCTGTCCTCGGCGACGGACAGGGTCTGCGGACTCACTCCCTGGGCCAGGCCCCCGCTGCCGGCCGGGGCGGGCAGCACGGTCCACTCGAAGCCCTTCGGAGCCTGTTCGACCACCTGCTGGCGGTAGGAGAACCCGAGCGGCACCATGGCGTACTTGCCGCCGAAGAGGCCGGGCAGGGTGTCGCCGCCGCCCATGCCGAGCGCGGTGCGGGCGGCGCTGTGGTCGGTGTTGACCTGGTCGTGGATGGTGCCCGGCACGACCTGGTCGCCCTTGTCCATGGCGACGGTCACCTTTCCGTCGGCGCCCCGGTGGAACAGCTCGCCGCCCGCCGACAGGCCCAGGTTCAGGGTGACGGAGACCGGTTCCTTGAGCGGCCACGCGATCCCGTAACGGCCCTTGCCGGTGAGCTTCTTGGTGACCTGGCGGAACTCCGGCCAGGTCCACGGCTTCCGCGGGGTCGGGATGCGGACCCCGGACTCCTTGAGGAGCCTGGTGTTGGCGATCAGGACCCGCGGCTCCTGGAGGAAGGGCACGCCGTAGATCCCGCCGTCGAAGGTGGCGGACTGCCAGCTCTGCGCGGGGATGTCGACGGTCAGCCGGTCCGGGAGGAGCGTGCGCAGATCGGCGAGGTAGCCGCCGTACGCGAAGTCCGCGAGGTCGTCGGACGCGTCGTGGATGACGTCCGGCGCCTCGTCCCCCTCGAAGGAGGTGAGCAGCTGGTCGTGGACACTGTCCCAGGAGCCCTGCACGTACTGCACCTCGACGTCGGGATGGCTCGCGTTCCACTCCTTCACCAGCCGCTTGTTGATGTCGACGGACTCCTTCTGCCAGGCGAGCGACTGGAAGCGGAGCTTGATCTTCCCGTCCGTCCCGCCGTCGCCGTCCCCGCCGCAGCCGGTGAGCAGCAGGGCGAGCGCGGTCGCCGTGGCGGCCGCCGTGCGTACGAGTGCGCGCATCAGCTCTTCACCGCCCCGGCGAGCATGCCGCCCGTGATCCGCCGCTGGATGACGGCGAAGAGCAGGAGGGAGGGGAGGGTGGCGAGGAACGCGGCGGCGGCGAGCGGTCCGAGGTCGCTGGCACCCTCCGCGCCGATGAAGTGCGTGAGGACGACGGGCAACGTCTGCTTCTCCGGTGTCTTGAGCAGGACGAGCGCGAAGAAGAACTCGTTCCAGGCGGTGATGAACGCGAAGAGCGCGGTGGCGACGATCCCGGGGGCCAGCAGCGGGGCGGTGACCGAGACCAGTGTCCGCAGCCGGCCGGCACCGTCGACCGCCGCGGCCTCCTCCAGCTCGGGCGGCACGGCCCGGACGTACCCGACGAGCATCCACAGCGCGAAGGGCAGCGCCCAGACCACGTACACCATGATCAGCCCCCACAGGGTGTTGATCAGATGCAGGTGCTTGAGGACCAGGAAGAGCGGAATGATCAGCAGGACGAAGGGGAACGCCTGGCTGACCACGACCCAGCCGGTGGCGGCCGCGGAGAGCCGGGAGCGGTGGCGGGCCATCACATAGGCCATCGGGGTCGCGATGACGACGGCGATGACACCGGCCGAGAGCGCGGCGATCAGTGAGTTGCCCGCGGCCCGGAGCAGCGGCTGTTCGTCGAAGGCCTGCCGGAAGTTGTCCAGCGTGGGGTGCTCGGGGATCCAGGTGGGGTGCAGCGAGCCCAGTTCGGGCGCGGGTTTGAAGGCGGTGGAGATCAGCCACAGGAACGGGAAGGCCAGGAAGACCAGGTAGCAGAACAGCGCGGCGTACTGTCCGGCGCGTGCGGGCCTGCTGATGCGCGGACTCATCGGTCCTCGCCTCCCCTCAGCCGTCCGGCGAGGTACACGGCGAGGATCACGGAGATCACCGCGACCATCACACAGCCCATCGCGGCGGCGTAGCCGAACTGCCCGTACCGGAAGGCCTCTTCGTAGGCGAAGAGCATCGGCAGCCGGGTACGGCCGCCGGGTCCGCCGTTGGTCAGCACGTAGACCAGGGCGAAGGCGTTGAAGTTCCAGATGAAGTTGAGCGCGGTGATCGAGAGGGCGACCGGGCGCAGCGCGGGCCAGGTGACCGTACGGAAGCGGCGCCAGGCGCCCGCGCCGTCCAGGGCGGCGGCCTCGTGGAGTTCGTGCGGGGTGTTCTGCAGCCCGGCGAGCAGCGCGACCGTGGTCTGCGGCATGCCGGCCCAGACCCCGACCAGGATCACCGCGGGCAGTGCGGTGGCGAGGCCGGTCAGCCAGTCCCGGCCGTCGCCGAGGCCGAGGTCGCGGATGGTCTCGTTGAGGATGCCGGCGTCCGGATTGTAGACAAGGCGCCACATGATGCCGACGACGACCTCGGGCATCGCCCACGGGATGATCGCCAGGGCGCGGGCCAGCCAGCGCATCCGCAGGTTCTCGTTGAGCAGCAGGGCCAGGCCGAGGGCCAGCACGAACTGCGGGACGGTGACGCCGACCGCCCACACCAGACCGATCCGGAAGGACTCCCAGAACAGTCCGTCGTGGAGGAGGTCCTGGAAGTTGAGCACCCCGACCCACTGGGTGGAGCGGGTGCGGCCGGACTGGGCGTCTGTGAAGGCCAGCGCGATGCCGTAGAGCAGCGGTCCGACGCTGAGGATCAGGATCGGGATCAGGGCGGGCAGCACCAGGAACCAGGTCCCGGCGTTCCGGTTGATGTCTCCGGACCCCTTGCCGCGGGGGCCGCCCGGGGGGCCGTGCCGCCCGGACTGCACGGTTGCACTCGCCAATGTCATGGATGCGACCCCCTTGCGTCATTCGACCGGCTTTATACCGTTCTGGCCGCTCAGGTGGCCTACGCCATCGTGCTGACGGCCCGTCCGTTCGTCAAGGCAACCTGCACGGATGCGAAAATCGGATCCATGAACGAGATGCGAGCGCGCGAGGTACTGACCGCTGCCGGGCTGTCCGGGGACGCGGAGCTGATCGCGCTGGGCGAGAACGCGGTGTTCGCCGTGGGCGACCTGGTCGTCAAGATCGGCCGGGACGCCGTGCGCAGCCCGGAGCTGCGGGAGCGGGCGGAACGCGAAGTGGCCGTCGCCCAGTGGCTCGCCGCGTCCGGCGTCCCCGCCGTGCGGGCCGCCGAGCCCGGGGCGCGGCTGGTCGAGGGCCATCCGGTGACACTGTGGCACCGGCTGCCGGACGCGGTGCGGCCCGCCGAGCCCAGGGACCTGGCGCCGCTGCTCACCGCGGTCCACGCACTGCCCGCCCCGGAGGGCCTCACCCTGCCCCGGCGGGAGCTGCTGGGCGGCGTCGAGCGGTGGCTCGGCCTGGCCGGCGAGGCGGTCGATCCGGCCGACGCCGCATATCTGCGCGAGCGCCGCGACGGCTTCGCGGCGGCCGCCGCCGCACTGGTCCCCCATCTTCCGCCGGGCCCGATCCACGGCGACGCGCTCGCGCGCAACGTCCATGTCGGCCCGGACGGACCGGTCCTGGTGGACCTGGAGACCTTCTCCACGGATCTGCGCGAGCACGACCTCGTGGTGCTCGCCCTGTCCCGTGACCGGTACGGGCTGCCGGCCGAGGCCTATGACGCGTTCACCTCGGCGTACGGCTGGGACGTACGCGCATGGGACGGCTGCGCGGTGCTGCGCGGGGCGCGGGAGACGGCGAGCTGCGCCTGGGTCGCCCAGCACGCGCCGGCCAACCCGAAGGCACTCGCCGAGTTCCGCCGCCGTGTGGCGTCGCTGCGCGACGGGGACACGTCGGTGCGCTGGTACCCCTTCTGACCGCTTCGTCCTCAATCGCCCGATGGGCTCGATTCCACCTGGAGCGCCAGTTCACGCACCGGCCAGTGGCCGTCGATGACCGCGTCCGCCTCGCCCTTGCGGCGCAGGAACTGCTGGAAGTCGGCGGCCCACTGGGCGTACCAGCCGATCTGGCGCTCGTGGAGCTCCGGCGCCGGCAGTGCGGCCACCGAGGGGTGCCGCGCGGCTATCGCGTACGCCACCCGCACCGCGGCCAGCGCGTCCGCCGCCGCGTCGTGCGCTCCCCCGTGGACCACGCCGTACTCCACGCAGACCGCTTCCAGGTTGCGCTTGCCCTTGCGGTAGCGGTCGACGGCCCGGTCGATCGTGTACGGGTCGACCACCGGGCCGATGCCCGCCCCGTCCAGCCGGTCGGTGAGCGACGGCAGTCCGTGGCGGTGCAGCTCGGCCGTCAGCAGGGTCAGGTCGAAGGCCGCGTTGTACGCCACCACCGGGATGCCCCGGCGCCAGTACCCGGCCAGGGCGTCGGCGATCTCGTCGGCCACCTCGCGCACCGGCCGGCCCTCCGCCGCCGCCCGCTCGCTGCTGATGCCGTGGATCGCGGAGGCCTGTGCGGGGATCCTGATCCCCGGATCGGCCAGCCAGGTGCGCCGGCTCGCCGGTTCCCCCTCGCTGCCGTCGACGCGGACGACCGCGGCCGTCACGATCCTGGCCTCCAGCGGTTCCGTACCCGTCGTCTCCAGGTCGAAGCCGACCAGCGCCTGCCGGTGCCAGCTCATCCCGTACCTCCTTCGTGGTGCTCCCCCAGATGACGACCACCCTCGCACGGGCCACTGACAACGCCGGGGGACGGTCCCTCAGGAGACCGGCCGGGAGTCCGTCCACACGGACTCGAACTCCTCGCGGTACGTCTCGAACAGGCCGTGCTCGGTGTCCTGGCCGGCCCGGACCACGGCCCGCCCGCCGCCCCGCAGCACCAGCACCGGGGCCTCCATGCCGCGTGCCCGGCGCAGATACGTCTGGACGACGCCCACCGCGTTCGCCCCGTCGCCGTCCACCAGATAGGCCGTGAAACGCGGCGTCTCGTCGAAGACGTGGATCTCGAAGGCGCCCGGATCGCGGAGCTTGGAGCGGACCCGGCGCATGTGGAGGATGTTCATCTCCACCGATCGGCTCAGCTCGCCCTTCTTCAGGCCGAGCTCCCGCTCCCGGCGCTTGACCGCGCTGCTCGCCGGGTTGATGAAGAGCAGCCGGACCCGGCAGCCCGACTCGGC harbors:
- a CDS encoding aminoglycoside phosphotransferase family protein, with the protein product MNEMRAREVLTAAGLSGDAELIALGENAVFAVGDLVVKIGRDAVRSPELRERAEREVAVAQWLAASGVPAVRAAEPGARLVEGHPVTLWHRLPDAVRPAEPRDLAPLLTAVHALPAPEGLTLPRRELLGGVERWLGLAGEAVDPADAAYLRERRDGFAAAAAALVPHLPPGPIHGDALARNVHVGPDGPVLVDLETFSTDLREHDLVVLALSRDRYGLPAEAYDAFTSAYGWDVRAWDGCAVLRGARETASCAWVAQHAPANPKALAEFRRRVASLRDGDTSVRWYPF
- a CDS encoding MMPL family transporter, which gives rise to MGKVDSARTGTPRVRGIAARAGGWSARHRWAAVTVWVLFVVLAMGLGSAAGRVDVQESDQMSGEVGRAVRIIEDAGLKDPAGETVLIQSEGPDAASLTATSPAFRSAVGSVMKAVQATGEVTAVSSPYTTKTISADGHSALVQFEMRGDPETAGERVEPVLKAVAKVDGEHEGLLIEEIGGASMGKTFDDAFGKDFQRAELSAVPVALGILLIAFGALVAALLPVALALTAIIATMGLMGLVSHFQPMSETADSVMLLVGLAVGVDYCLFYLRREREERAKGRDARTALMIAAATSGRAIVVSGVTVCVAMAGMLFTGLAEFQAMGLASLMVVAVAMAGSVTVLPALLSLLGERVEKGRVPFLNRLKRSERGGADGESRVWRAVLGSVLRRPWTALLVAAGALAAIALPALGMHTQNLTLDQEFGDSLPIVRTYDRLNEAFPGGADPAQVVVRADDIGSGPVRQALADFRRQAVASGASKGPVDMVTHDAENIAVIDVPLVGGSDQDRAVKSLELLRDTVRPATLGKVEGVEAPVTGQVAGSKDFNDQIVGAVVPVFAFVVVFAFLLMLLCFRSLTIAITSIVLNLLSVAAAYGILTAIFQHGWGASLVGAEGVGAIISWLPLFLFVILFGLSMDYHVFVVSRIREARLQGRTTRDAIAHGVVTTAGVVTSAAVIMVAVFAIFGTLSMQSMKQMGVGLAAAVLIDATIIRGILLPAVMALLDERNWYFPRWLRWLPDLTHDETYDDVPVPVAAGSPVDARRGGDEPERVGV
- a CDS encoding sugar ABC transporter permease, producing the protein MTLASATVQSGRHGPPGGPRGKGSGDINRNAGTWFLVLPALIPILILSVGPLLYGIALAFTDAQSGRTRSTQWVGVLNFQDLLHDGLFWESFRIGLVWAVGVTVPQFVLALGLALLLNENLRMRWLARALAIIPWAMPEVVVGIMWRLVYNPDAGILNETIRDLGLGDGRDWLTGLATALPAVILVGVWAGMPQTTVALLAGLQNTPHELHEAAALDGAGAWRRFRTVTWPALRPVALSITALNFIWNFNAFALVYVLTNGGPGGRTRLPMLFAYEEAFRYGQFGYAAAMGCVMVAVISVILAVYLAGRLRGGEDR
- a CDS encoding 3'-5' exonuclease, with amino-acid sequence MSWHRQALVGFDLETTGTEPLEARIVTAAVVRVDGSEGEPASRRTWLADPGIRIPAQASAIHGISSERAAAEGRPVREVADEIADALAGYWRRGIPVVAYNAAFDLTLLTAELHRHGLPSLTDRLDGAGIGPVVDPYTIDRAVDRYRKGKRNLEAVCVEYGVVHGGAHDAAADALAAVRVAYAIAARHPSVAALPAPELHERQIGWYAQWAADFQQFLRRKGEADAVIDGHWPVRELALQVESSPSGD
- a CDS encoding sugar ABC transporter substrate-binding protein, with protein sequence MRALVRTAAATATALALLLTGCGGDGDGGTDGKIKLRFQSLAWQKESVDINKRLVKEWNASHPDVEVQYVQGSWDSVHDQLLTSFEGDEAPDVIHDASDDLADFAYGGYLADLRTLLPDRLTVDIPAQSWQSATFDGGIYGVPFLQEPRVLIANTRLLKESGVRIPTPRKPWTWPEFRQVTKKLTGKGRYGIAWPLKEPVSVTLNLGLSAGGELFHRGADGKVTVAMDKGDQVVPGTIHDQVNTDHSAARTALGMGGGDTLPGLFGGKYAMVPLGFSYRQQVVEQAPKGFEWTVLPAPAGSGGLAQGVSPQTLSVAEDSPHKKEAVEFIDFLLRPANMVRLAKGDWMLPTGTAALADPSLHTADKGWATGAALATALRPAPAQSVRGYPEWKDKVATPALQEYYSGAIDADELRKRLVVDGNRVLARYQR
- a CDS encoding carbohydrate ABC transporter permease, producing the protein MSPRISRPARAGQYAALFCYLVFLAFPFLWLISTAFKPAPELGSLHPTWIPEHPTLDNFRQAFDEQPLLRAAGNSLIAALSAGVIAVVIATPMAYVMARHRSRLSAAATGWVVVSQAFPFVLLIIPLFLVLKHLHLINTLWGLIMVYVVWALPFALWMLVGYVRAVPPELEEAAAVDGAGRLRTLVSVTAPLLAPGIVATALFAFITAWNEFFFALVLLKTPEKQTLPVVLTHFIGAEGASDLGPLAAAAFLATLPSLLLFAVIQRRITGGMLAGAVKS